The DNA segment ACACTACCTATGGCGACGGCCCAACAGGGTAGGCGTCCCACGGAACGGCTACACCAGGACTCGAAGTACGATTTCCTCTCGCTGGCAGTCGACCGCGAGCCGGGCGACGTGATCTCGGAGTTCTCGACGGAGATCAACGCTGCGCTGGATCGTGCCGTCGAAGACGATCTCGATGTCGCATGGCTTCAGGGGCAGAGCTGCACCGGCTGTACGATCTCGCTGCTCCAGGGGGAGTACCCGGAACAGTTCCAGCTCGAACGGTTCCGGGAGTCGATCGCCTTCCACCCGACGCTGATGACCGACGCTGGAGACAGGGCACTCGAGGCGATCGAGACTGCTCCGGACGTGTTGATCGTCGAAGGATCGATTCCGGTAGACGTCCCGCGCGCAGCGACGCTCGGCGTCGATCGGGACGGGGCTCGTCGACCGATCCTCGACTGGGTGGTCGAACTCGCGGAACGCGCCGAGGTGGTCATCGCCGTCGGGAGCTGTGCCGCCTACGGCGGGCTGCCGGCCGCCGGGAAGCGTGATCCGGAGGCGGTTCGAGCGAGTCCGACCGGTGCGTCCGGCGTCCAGTTCGAGGGGATCGACCGGGGCGGCGTGTTGGGTCCGGAGTTCACCGCCGGCTCCGACCTTCCGGTGATCAACGTTCCCGGCTGTCCCACGCACCCGGATCACATCCTGTTGACGCTCGCGACCGTCCTGAACGGCTACATCCCGACTCTCGACGAGTTCAACCGGCCGCTGCCGCTTTTCGCCCCGCTCGTTCACGACGACTGTACCCGTCGGCCGGACTACGAGGCGAAAAACTTCGCGTCGGAGCCGGGCGAATCGGGGTGTCTCTACGAGGCCGGCTGTGCCGGCGTCCACGCCAACTGTGACGACTCCAAGCGGCTGCGAAACGGCGGGACCACCATCTGCCGGGACGTCGGCGCGCCCTGCATTGGCTGTGTCGAGCCGGCCTTCTGGGACCGGTTCACCCCGTTCTACGAGACCCGCGAGACGAGAGAGGAGATCGGCGAGCCCGAACCGATCGAGGAATCGAGTCGCGCGATACCGAGGCCGGAGAGCCGTCTCGCCGGGTTGCTGATCGCGATTCCGGTGTGTGTCCTGCTTTTGCCCCTGCTTCCCGTCGTTGGGGCGTTGTGGCTCGTCGGTCGCTGGTTCGGCCCGGACGGACCGATCGCCTGGCGCGACGATCCACGAAACCGAACGGTCGGTGATCGCTGATGCCGGAGATCGAGATCAACCCGACGACGCGAATCGAAGGCCACCACAGCACGACGATCGACGTGCGGGACGGACAGATCGCGTCGGCCAAAAGCCACATGGAGATGTTCCGGGGCATCGAGAACATCACCGTCGGACGACCCCCCTCGGACGTCCCACAGATCACGCAG comes from the Halapricum desulfuricans genome and includes:
- a CDS encoding hydrogenase small subunit gives rise to the protein MATAQQGRRPTERLHQDSKYDFLSLAVDREPGDVISEFSTEINAALDRAVEDDLDVAWLQGQSCTGCTISLLQGEYPEQFQLERFRESIAFHPTLMTDAGDRALEAIETAPDVLIVEGSIPVDVPRAATLGVDRDGARRPILDWVVELAERAEVVIAVGSCAAYGGLPAAGKRDPEAVRASPTGASGVQFEGIDRGGVLGPEFTAGSDLPVINVPGCPTHPDHILLTLATVLNGYIPTLDEFNRPLPLFAPLVHDDCTRRPDYEAKNFASEPGESGCLYEAGCAGVHANCDDSKRLRNGGTTICRDVGAPCIGCVEPAFWDRFTPFYETRETREEIGEPEPIEESSRAIPRPESRLAGLLIAIPVCVLLLPLLPVVGALWLVGRWFGPDGPIAWRDDPRNRTVGDR